The following are encoded together in the Acidobacteriota bacterium genome:
- the rplT gene encoding 50S ribosomal protein L20 yields MPRVKRGNKRVQRRKKILGLAKGYRLTKSKLHRSAKESVDRALRFSYRDRRTKKRDFRSLFIIRLGAAARENNISYSRFIGGLRKAGITLDRRVLAEIAIKDPETFAKIADSARAALATA; encoded by the coding sequence ATGCCTAGAGTAAAAAGAGGGAATAAACGAGTCCAGCGCAGGAAGAAGATCCTGGGCCTGGCAAAGGGATACCGGCTGACCAAGAGCAAGCTTCACCGCTCAGCCAAGGAATCCGTGGACCGCGCGTTGCGGTTTTCCTACCGGGACCGGCGCACCAAGAAGCGCGATTTCCGCAGCCTGTTCATCATACGGCTGGGAGCGGCCGCGAGGGAAAACAACATCTCCTACAGTCGATTTATCGGCGGCCTCAGGAAGGCGGGCATCACCCTGGACCGCAGAGTACTCGCGGAGATCGCGATCAAAGACCCCGAAACCTTCGCCAAGATAGCCGATAGCGCCCGAGCGGCGCTGGCGACGGCTTAA
- the rpmI gene encoding 50S ribosomal protein L35: MKQKTSKSAAKRFKVTGTGKIMRRHSHARHILTKKPRKRVRKLVDCALVSKSDTRRVKRMLNI, translated from the coding sequence GTGAAGCAGAAAACATCCAAGAGCGCCGCGAAGCGGTTCAAAGTGACGGGGACGGGAAAGATCATGCGCCGGCACAGCCATGCCCGCCACATCCTGACCAAAAAACCGCGCAAGCGGGTGAGAAAGCTGGTGGATTGCGCACTGGTGAGCAAGTCCGACACCCGTCGCGTCAAGAGAATGCTGAACATCTGA